GACCGGCGGTGACCGTAGCGCTCGCGACGTGGTGCGCTTTTACCTGCTGGACCACCGGACGCCCCTCGGGAAAGTGATCGACGTGGGGCTGCTGGCGCTGAACCTGGTGTTCGTCGGGGTGTTCGTCGCGGAGACGTACGCGCTGTCGCCGGCGACCGACGCCCTGCTCTGGGAACTGGAAGTCGCCATCGCCCTCGTGTTCCTCGTCGAGTACGTCCTCCGGCTGTACGGCGCGCGGAGCCGCGTGGCGGAGTTTTTCAACGGCTACACGATGGTCGATCTGCTGGCGATCCTGCCGACGCTCGCGGTGCTCGTCCTGCCGCTCTCGGCGGTCGGGGTGAACATCAGCTTCCTGCGGGTGGTTCGGGTGGTGCGTGTCCTGCGGTTCTACCGCTTCACCCGCGACGCGGAGTTTTTCTTCGGCACCGTCACCGACAACACCCTCCGGGCGGTCAAACTCCTCCTCACGGTGCTGGTCATCTTCTTCGTCTCCGCCGGGCTCTTCTACAGCGCCGAAAACGCGGCGAACCCGGGCGTGAACACCTTCGGCGACGCGTTCTACTACACTGTCGTCACCCTCTCGACGGTCGGCTTCGGCGACATCCTCCCCGTCACGACGGCGGGTCGGTGGGTGACCGTGGCGACCATCCTCGCCGGCATCATCATCATTCCGTGGCAGGCGAGCAAGATCGTCAAGGAGTGGGGACACAAGGGGAAGGTGAACGTCACCTGCCCGGAGTGTGGGCTCGCGTACCACGACGTCGACGCCTCCCACTGCAAGGCCTGCGGGCACGTCATCTACCAGGAGCTCGACTCGCGGGAGTGAACGGGAGAACTCGCCGGGGCTGACGGCCGTTGGTGTGGAAGTGGGCACTCAGCGCGCGGAAAACCGACCGTTCTGGATAAACAAATAGTGAGACAGCCTCTCACGAAACGTTCGTATTCTCGAAACCGCATCTAGAAAACGAATACACAACGCTTAACCGTCGAGTGGCCCTCGTTCCAACTGCAATGGCAAACGGTAAGGTTGATTTCTTCAACGACACTGGCGGCTACGGTTTCATCGAGACTGAGGATGCTGACGACGACGTTTTCTTCCACATGGAGGACGTTGGCGGTGAGGATCTGACGGAAGGGACCGAGATCGAATTCGACATCGAACAGGCCCCCAAGGGCCCGCGCGCGACGAACGTCGTTCGCGTCTAATTAGGCGGATCGTCGCCGGAAGGCGACTTTCGCGTTTTTCGTGAAGCTACGTACCGGCGAGCGACCGGTGTCGGTCGGCCGTACTAACAGCTTATGTCGGCCGCGGGTGAAACGGGTCGTATGCAGGTAACCGACGTAGAAGCGATACCGATGGAGAGCCCCGTCGAGTCGGTGCAGATGAAGCTGGGAGAGACCGAACAGACGGTCGGCGTCGCGCCGGTCGTGGTCAAGGTCCACACCGACTCGGGTATCACCGGCCTCGGCGAGACGTTGACGTACGATCCCGCCGGTCGGGATGCGGTGGTCGTAGCGGAGGGCGTACGTTCGCTCACGCGACACCTCGTGGGTGAGAACCCGCTCGACGTGAGCCAGCGCTGGAGCGAACTCTACCAGCACGCCAAGCGCTCGGGCGTGTTCAAGCCCCTCTCGGCCATCGACGAGGCGCTCTGGGACATCGCCGCGAAGGACGCGGGGAAGCCGCTGTACGAACTGCTCGGGGGCGCGGCGGGCGACGTGGCCGCCTACGCCACCTTCCCACACCGCAAGCCGACGGAGGAACTGGTCGAGGACGGCGCGTGGCTCGCCGACGCCGGCTTCGACTCCATGAAGATCACCGTCGGCGCGGGCGTCGAACACGACCGGGAGCGCATCACGACCATC
This window of the Haloplanus rubicundus genome carries:
- a CDS encoding potassium channel family protein — encoded protein: MTAASTGGDRSARDVVRFYLLDHRTPLGKVIDVGLLALNLVFVGVFVAETYALSPATDALLWELEVAIALVFLVEYVLRLYGARSRVAEFFNGYTMVDLLAILPTLAVLVLPLSAVGVNISFLRVVRVVRVLRFYRFTRDAEFFFGTVTDNTLRAVKLLLTVLVIFFVSAGLFYSAENAANPGVNTFGDAFYYTVVTLSTVGFGDILPVTTAGRWVTVATILAGIIIIPWQASKIVKEWGHKGKVNVTCPECGLAYHDVDASHCKACGHVIYQELDSRE
- a CDS encoding cold-shock protein, giving the protein MANGKVDFFNDTGGYGFIETEDADDDVFFHMEDVGGEDLTEGTEIEFDIEQAPKGPRATNVVRV